A genomic segment from Mycobacteriales bacterium encodes:
- a CDS encoding DUF222 domain-containing protein: MYTPGPEVEQLRVAVTALLDRDPHVLPDVELVNSTELLMQLRHQLDAVLTRQLQVIDVRDATIEDCGRATRGWLVEELLLAPAEANRYVSVARGLPTHTAVADGLAQGRLTLEHARVITTAVQKAPAELRDVIEKELVTASEVCDPARLGSFTRELIARLTDEDAEAAAQRKYESRWVRISQTFDGMHAIDGMLDPASAATLQAALTPLLSRSGPDDERTGAQRTADALVTIAQHALAAGGLPETGGEKPQVIVTISYDQLKAELDAYADRLTADLTGPVTINGTPITPATARMIACDAQIIPAVLGGNREVLDLGRKTPTWSPAQRRALRLEDQGCRWPRCQAALFRCRIHHQIFWSRGGSTDKRDGIHLCELHHWVVHHTRWRIRKDHHNKVHIWRE; this comes from the coding sequence ATGTACACGCCGGGCCCGGAAGTCGAGCAGCTGCGCGTCGCGGTGACCGCGTTGCTCGACCGCGACCCGCATGTCCTGCCGGACGTTGAGCTGGTCAACTCCACCGAGCTGCTCATGCAGTTACGTCACCAGCTCGACGCGGTCCTCACCCGGCAGCTGCAGGTGATCGACGTTCGAGACGCGACCATCGAGGACTGCGGGCGAGCCACCCGCGGCTGGCTGGTCGAGGAGCTCCTGCTCGCCCCAGCCGAGGCGAACCGGTACGTCAGTGTCGCCCGAGGCCTGCCGACCCATACGGCGGTTGCGGACGGGCTCGCGCAGGGCCGGTTGACCCTCGAGCACGCCCGGGTGATCACCACAGCGGTGCAGAAAGCACCCGCCGAGCTTCGCGACGTGATCGAAAAGGAGCTCGTCACCGCATCCGAGGTCTGCGACCCGGCCCGGCTCGGCTCGTTCACCCGCGAGCTCATCGCCCGGCTGACCGACGAGGATGCGGAAGCCGCCGCCCAGCGCAAGTACGAGTCCCGGTGGGTCCGGATCAGCCAGACCTTCGACGGGATGCACGCGATCGACGGGATGCTCGACCCGGCCAGCGCCGCCACGCTGCAGGCCGCCCTCACGCCGTTGCTGTCCCGCAGCGGCCCGGACGACGAACGGACCGGCGCCCAACGCACCGCCGACGCGCTGGTCACGATCGCGCAGCACGCGCTCGCCGCCGGCGGGCTGCCCGAGACCGGCGGGGAGAAACCCCAGGTCATCGTCACGATCAGCTACGACCAGCTCAAGGCCGAGCTGGATGCGTACGCCGATCGGCTCACCGCCGACCTGACCGGCCCGGTCACGATCAACGGCACCCCGATCACCCCGGCGACCGCCCGGATGATCGCCTGTGACGCGCAGATCATTCCGGCCGTGCTCGGCGGGAACAGAGAAGTGCTCGACCTCGGCCGCAAAACTCCGACCTGGAGCCCCGCCCAACGCCGCGCGCTCCGATTGGAGGACCAAGGCTGTCGATGGCCGCGCTGCCAAGCCGCGCTGTTCCGCTGCCGGATCCACCACCAGATCTTCTGGTCCCGCGGCGGATCCACAGACAAGCGCGACGGCATCCACCTTTGCGAGCTGCACCACTGGGTCGTCCACCACACGCGATGGCGAATCCGCAAAGACCACCACAACAAGGTCCACATCTGGCGCGAGTGA